In Pseudophryne corroboree isolate aPseCor3 chromosome 7, aPseCor3.hap2, whole genome shotgun sequence, a single window of DNA contains:
- the LOC134944044 gene encoding uncharacterized protein LOC134944044 has protein sequence MTDAKPVSTPIDKSTKMVKAMSPSSKGEIEETREIPYQNAIGSLMYASIGTHPDITHAVCQASQFANNPGRQHRIAVKRILRYLKGTISLKLKFTRSSDTSLKVFCATDWGSDEEDRRFYTGYLFALANTAVSWVSRKQPTVALFTTEAEFMALTETSKEVL, from the coding sequence atgacagatgcaaaaccagtaagtactcccattgataaaagtacaaagatggtcaaggccatgtcaccaagcagcaaaGGGGAGATAGAGGAAACGcgagaaatcccttatcaaaatgccattggtagtttgatgtatgcaagcattgggacacatccagacatcacacatgcagtgtgtcaggcaagccagtttgcaaataaTCCTGGTAGACAACACCGGAtagcagtaaagagaatactaaggtacctcaaaggcacaatttcactaaagctgaaatttacaagatcatcagataccagcttaaaagtattctgtgccaccgactggggatcagatgaggaagaTAGACGTttttatactggatacctgtttgcactggcaAACACAGCCGTAAGCTGGgtaagtaggaaacaacccacagttgctctttttacaacagaggcagagttcatggcgctcacagaaacttcaaaagaagtgctttag